The DNA window GACGATGCGGGTGCTCGACCCCGAGGAAACCGGCGCCGAGCACTGCCAGCACGACAATCCAACCATCGGCCAGGAAGTGCTGGCCGATTGGCTCGCCGATCGCTTTGGAATCGATCAGCGTGCTTTGTTGAGAACATCCATCAATCCCTTGATATGAGGCGCGAAATGAATCTCGGTGTCGATCATCCCAGGGTCGCTGTGGTCGCGATCGACCTGCATCGTGGTCATCTCGATATGGCGGTGGCGACCATGCCGACCACGCCCGAGGTCGCGACCCGGATCATCGCCGCCAACCAGCGGCTGTTCGACTGGTGCCGCAGCGTCGATATTCCGATCGTCCATCAGGTGACATCCTATCGCGACGCCGACGAAATTCGCGCCAATCCGTTCTGGCGCACCCGCGCCGAGGACCCGACCGCCACCCGCAAGAACGTGATGCGTCACAACATCATCGGTGGACCCGGCTGCGCGGTGATGCCGCAGTTGCTGGATCCCCGCGATTTCGTCGTCAACACCAAGAAACGGTACGACTGTTTCCTCGGCACCGATCTCGATTTCCTGCTGCGCTCGCACGGCATCAACACCCTTCTGATCACCGGCGTGAATACCAATTCCTGCGTGCTGGCGACAACGACCGCGGCCAATGTCCGAGATTACGCGGTGATCGTGGTCGAGGACTGCGTCGACAGTATGGACGGACCCGAACTTCATGCCGCGGGCCTCGCCTGCATCAAGACAGCCTTTGGCTTCGTGATGGGCACCGACGCGGTGATGGCGCTCGACGGGCTTGCCCCGCGCCGGAACAGTGCTGCATGACCGCTCAGATTCCCAACCGACCGAAGAGTAACTTCCTATGACCGACCCCATGATCCCGCGCGACCGCTGCGACTATTCCGCCATCGTCGACCGTCCGGCGCTGAAGCTGCCGGGCGGCGCCCGCATCGTGATATGGACCATTGTCAATCTCGAAGTCTGGGACATCGGTAAGCCGATGGCACGGCAGGTACTGCCGGCTCCTACAGGTATTTCGCTGCTGCCGGATGTGCCGAACTGGAGCTGGCACGAATACGGCATGCGCGTTGGGGTGTGGCGTTTCTTCGATCTCTACAAGAAACTCGGGATCGCGCCGACCCTCTCGATCAACGCGCGGGTCTGCGAGGATTATCCGCGCGTGGCGCAACAGGCCAAGGATGCCAACTGGGAATTCATGGGCCACGCCTATGAGCAGGGGCCGATCCACAAGGAGCCGGACCAGAAGGCGATGATCGATCGCTCGATGGGCGTGATCGAAAAATTCACCGGCAAGCGGCCGGTGGGCTGGCTCGGACCCGGCCTGACCCAGACGCTGGAGACCCCCGAATACCTCGCTGGAGCCGGCGTCAAATATATCGGCGACTGGGTCTATGACGACGAACCGACTGTGATCCGTACCGCCAAAGGGCCGCTGGTAACGCTGCCCTATACGGCGGAGTTGAACGACATTCCGATGATGATGGTGCAGCACCACGAGAGCGATCATATGCTCAAGCGCGCTATCGACAGCTTCGACCGGTTGTATGAGGAGAGCAGGGATCGGCCGAAGATCCTGTCGCTCGCGATCCACCCTTACATCAGC is part of the Bradyrhizobium erythrophlei genome and encodes:
- a CDS encoding polysaccharide deacetylase family protein, translated to MTDPMIPRDRCDYSAIVDRPALKLPGGARIVIWTIVNLEVWDIGKPMARQVLPAPTGISLLPDVPNWSWHEYGMRVGVWRFFDLYKKLGIAPTLSINARVCEDYPRVAQQAKDANWEFMGHAYEQGPIHKEPDQKAMIDRSMGVIEKFTGKRPVGWLGPGLTQTLETPEYLAGAGVKYIGDWVYDDEPTVIRTAKGPLVTLPYTAELNDIPMMMVQHHESDHMLKRAIDSFDRLYEESRDRPKILSLAIHPYISGQPFRIKYLEAIYDYVNKFEGVVHWNGEQILDWYNGQTAVQPGSKA
- a CDS encoding cysteine hydrolase family protein encodes the protein MNLGVDHPRVAVVAIDLHRGHLDMAVATMPTTPEVATRIIAANQRLFDWCRSVDIPIVHQVTSYRDADEIRANPFWRTRAEDPTATRKNVMRHNIIGGPGCAVMPQLLDPRDFVVNTKKRYDCFLGTDLDFLLRSHGINTLLITGVNTNSCVLATTTAANVRDYAVIVVEDCVDSMDGPELHAAGLACIKTAFGFVMGTDAVMALDGLAPRRNSAA